In the genome of Patagioenas fasciata isolate bPatFas1 chromosome 12, bPatFas1.hap1, whole genome shotgun sequence, one region contains:
- the PDIA3 gene encoding protein disulfide-isomerase A3: MSAPRGRPAALLLPLLALAARASDVVELSDADFESGLAERPGLVLVEFFAPWCGHCKRLAPEYESAATRLKGIVPLVKVDCTANSNTCNKYGVSGYPTLKIFRDGEEAGTYDGPRTADGIVSHLKKQAGPASVALNSVADFEKFISDKDASVVGFFGDASGDAYSEFMKAANNLRDNYRFAHTSEEQLVQKYEEDGEGVVLFRPPRLTNKFEESSIKYTEDKITSGKIKKFIQENIFGICPHMTEDNKDLIQGKDLLVAYYDVDYEKNTKGSNYWRNRVMMVAKKFLDAGHKLSFAVASRKTFGHELSEFGLDNSVGEAPVVAIRTAKGDKYVMQEEFSRDGKALERFLQDYFDGNLKKYLKSEPVPESNDGPVKVVVAENFDEIVNAEDKDVLIEFYAPWCGHCKNLEPKYKELGEKLSKDPNIVIAKMDATANDVPSPYEVRGFPTIYFAPAGKKQSPKKYEGGREVSDFISYLKREATNTPVLQEEDKTKKSKKKVKEDL; this comes from the exons ATGTCCGCGCCCCGGGGCCGGCCCgccgcgctgctgctgccgctgctcgcCCTCGCCGCACGTGCCTCCGACGTGGTGGAGCTCAGCGATGCCGACTTCGAGAGCGGCCTGGCCGAGCGCCCGGGGCTGGTGCTCGTGGAGTTTTTCGCGCCCTG GTGCGGGCACTGCAAGCGGCTGGCGCCGGAGTACGAGTCGGCGGCGACCAGGCTGAAGGGGATCGTGccgctggtgaag GTTGACTGCACGGCAAACTCAAACACCTGCAACAAGTATGGAGTCAGTGGATATCCCACCTTAAAGATTTTTCGTGATGGAGAAGAGGCGGGAACCTACGATGGGCCCAGGACAGCAG ACGGGATTGTCAGTCATCTCAAGAAACAGGCGGGACCTGCTTCAGTGGCTCTCAATTCTGTGGCTGATTTTGAGAAATTCATCAGTGATAAAGATGCGTCTGTAGTGG GCTTCTTTGGAGATGCATCTGGTGATGCCTACTCAGAATTCATGAAAGCTGCTAACAACCTGAGAGACAACTACCGCTTTGCACACACCAGTGAGGAGCAGTTGGTGCAGAAGTATGAGGAAGATGGAGA GGGTGTAGTCCTATTCCGTCCTCCACGCCTGACGAACAAGTTTGAGGAGAGCTCCATCAAGTACACAGAAGACAAAATTACCAGTGGAAAGATCAAAAAATTTATCCAGGAGAACAT CTTTGGCATCTGCCCGCACATGACCGAGGACAACAAAGACCTGATCCAGGGGAAGGACTTGCTGGTGGCGTACTACGATGTGGACTACGAGAAGAACACAAAGGGCTCTAACTATTGGCGCAACAG agTTATGATGGTTGCAAAGAAGTTCTTGGATGCTGGCCACAAACTTTCTTTTGCTGTTGCAAGTCGGAAAACCTTTGGCCATGAGCTCTCAGAGTTTGGTCTAGACAACAGCGTGGGTGAGGCTCCGGTTGTTGCCATCAGAACGGCTAAAGGAGATAAATACGTCATGCAGGAAGAATTCTC CCGTGATGGAAAGGCTCTGGAGAGATTCCTGCAAGATTACTTCGACGGAAACTTGAAAAAGTATCTGAAATCGGAGCCTGTCCCTGAAAGCAACGATGGCCCTGTGAAG GTGGTGGTTGCTGAGAACTTTGATGAAATTGTTAATGCAGAAGACAAAGATGTCCTGATAGAGTTTTATGCACCCTGGTGTGGCCATTGCAAGAATCTGGAGCCCAAATACAAAGAACTGGGGGAGAAG CTCAGTAAAGACCCCAATATCGTCATTGCCAAAATGGATGCTACCGCCAACGATGTGCCTTCTCCATATGAAGTCCGAGG CTTCCCCACCATCTACTTTGCTCCAGCTGGCAAGAAGCAGAGTCCAAAGAAGTATGAG GGTGGCAGGGAAGTCAGTGACTTCATCAGCTACTTGAAGCGGGAGGCGACCAACACTCCTGTGCTGCAGGAGGAAGATAAAACCAAGAAGTCCAAGAAGAAGGTGAAGGAGGATTTGTAA
- the CKMT1A gene encoding creatine kinase U-type, mitochondrial — MASTFARAFPGRRSAGLLAMVGAGSLAAGFLLARDTVSAGDRQRRLYPPSAEYPDLRKHNNCMASSLTPAIYARLCEKTTPNGWTLDQCIQTGVDNPGHPFIKTVGMVAGDEESYEVFADLFDPVIQDRHNGYNPRTMKHTTDLDATKIKSGHFDERYVLSSRVRTGRSIRGLSLPPACTRAERREVEKVTVEALNGLTGDLAGRYYRLSEMTEREQQQLIDDHFLFDKPVSPLLTAAGMARDWPDARGIWHNNEKTFLIWINEEDHTRIISMEKGGNMKRVFERFCRGLKEVERLIQERGWEFMWNERLGYILTCPSNLGTGLRAGVHIKLPLLSKDSRFPKILENLRLQKRGTGGVDTAATGSVFDISNLDRLGKSEVELVQLVIDGVNYLIDCERRLERGQDIRIPAPLPQFRN, encoded by the exons ATGGCCAGCACCTTCGCCCGCGCCTTCCCCGGCCGCCGCTCCGCCGGCCTCTTGGCCATGGTGGGCGCCGGTTCCCTCGCCGCCGGCTTCCTGCTCGCCCGGGACACGGTCAGCGCGGGCGACCGGCAACGGCGGCTCTACCCGCCCAG CGCTGAGTATCCTGACCTGCGGAAGCACAACAACTGCATGGCCAGCAGCCTGACACCAGCCATCTATGCCCGGCTCTGTGAGAAAACAACCCCAAACGGCTGGACCTTGGACCAGTGCATCCAGACAGGTGTTGACAACCCCGGCCACCCCTTCATCAAGACTGTGGGCATGGTGGCTGGCGATGAAGAAAGTTATGAG GTGTTTGCTGACCTGTTTGATCCCGTGATTCAGGACCGGCACAACGGGTACAACCCCCGCACCATGAAGCACACCACAGACCTGGATGCCACCAAG ATAAAGTCTGGCCACTTTGATGAGCGCTATGTGCTCTCGTCCCGTGTCCGGACCGGGCGCAGCATCCGCGGGCTGAGCCTGCCACCAGCCTGCACCCGCGCTGAGCGGCGGGAGGTGGAGAAGGTGACTGTGGAGGCACTGAACGGCCTCACTGGGGACCTGGCGGGACGGTACTACCGCCTCAGCGAGATGACGGAGAGGGAGCAGCAGCAACTCATTGAC GACCACTTCCTCTTCGACAAGCCGGTGTCCCCACTCCTGACAGCAGCAGGAATGGCCCGGGACTGGCCTGACGCTCGAGGGATCTG GCACAACAACGAGAAGACCTTCCTGATCTGGATCAACGAGGAGGACCACACGCGCATCATCTCCATGGAGAAGGGAGGCAACATGAAGCGCGTCTTCGAGCGGTTCTGTCGGGGCCTGAAGGAG GTGGAGCGGCTGATCCAGGAGCGAGGCTGGGAGTTCATGTGGAATGAGCGGCTGGGCTACATCCTGACCTGCCCCTCCAATCTGGGCACTGGCCTGCGAGCGGGTGTCCACATCAAGCTGCCGCTGCTCAGCAAG GACAGCCGCTTCCCTAAGATCCTGGAGAACCTTCGGCTACAGAAACGTGGGACAGGTGGTGTGGACACTGCGGCTACTGGCAGCGTTTTTGACATTTCCAACCTGGACCGGCTGGGGAAatcagag gtggagctggtgcagctgGTGATAGACGGTGTGAACTACCTGATTGACTGTGAGCGGCGGCTGGAGAGGGGTCAGGACATCCGCATCCCCGCCCCACTGCCACAGTTCCGGAACTGA
- the LOC136107089 gene encoding peptidyl-prolyl cis-trans isomerase FKBP8-like → MPGTSPGGSPEREAGTGERPRGPGRGRRVRFLLPHTAIALPSVREEEQLFYQRLEALVLLGPGGFAPLFAADGWSDLTGERSQAAPGRAAPGGRAPGVPGRLSGPPPPAEDRLLRKRVVRDGQDEPRPRPGQEVSVKVLGVLDDGGLVERDPRLTFVPGHGDVVQALELGVPTMQPGEVAFFLAAFPYGYGHPGREPDVPPEAPLLFEVTLLEVRDDPDPHQLPPAARLRLGAQRRERGNFHFARGDFAAALRSYRLALRALDGPVAAPPGPQEEEELQEQRVKCLNNCAAAELKLQRADEALAACEAALRIHPDNGRALLRRGQLLAQQGRDAEAALDLRRALELDPASKVIHAELSRLVKRQRPLSSTSPQEPRHGPMPPPSPGAPAPPATEGTA, encoded by the exons ATGCCGGGAACCTCGCCCGGCGGGTCCCCGGAGAGGGAGGCGGGGACCGGAGAGCGGCCGCGGGGGCCCGGCCGGGGCAGGCGGGTACGGTTCCTCCTGCCCCACACCGCCATCGCGCTCCCCTCGGTGCGCGAGGAGGAGCAGCTCTTCTACCAGCGGCTGGAGGCGCTGGTGCTCCTGGGACCCGGCGGTTTCGCGCCGCTCTTCGCGGCCGACGGCTGGAGCGACCTGACGGGTGAGCGCTCGCAGGCGGCTCCGGGGAGAGCCGCGCCGGGGGGCCGGGCcccgggggtcccgggacggCTCTCagggccgccgccgcccgcagaGGACCGGCTGCTACGGAAGCGCGTGGTGCGGGATGGGCAGGACGAGCCGCGGCCGCGGCCGGGCCAGGAGGTGTCGGTGAAGGTGCTGGGAGTCCTGGACGACGGCGGGCTGGTGGAGCGGGACCCGCGGCTCACCTTTGTGCCAGGCCACGGCGACGTCGTGCAG GCGCTGGAGTTGGGTGTCCCCACCATGCAGCCCGGGGAGGTCGCCTTCTTCCTCGCTGCCTTTCCCTACGGCTACGGCCACCCGGGCAG GGAGCCAGACGTGCCGCCCGAGGCGCCGCTGCTGTTCGAGGTGACGCTGCTGGAGGTGCGGGACGACCCCGACCCGCATCAgctgccgcccgccgcccgcctGCGCCTGGGCGCGCAGCGGAGGGAACGGGGAAACTTTCACTTCGCGCGGGGAGACTTCGCGGCGGCGCTGCGCTCCTACCGTCTGGCCCTGCGCGCCCTCGACGGACCTGTCGCCG ccccgcccgggccgcaggaggaagaggagctgcaggagcagcgtgTCAAGTGCCTCAACAACTGCGCGGCCGCCGAGCTGAAGCTGCAGCGGGCGGACGAGGCGCTGGCGGCCTGCGAGGCGGCACTGCGCATCCACCCGGACAACGGCCGAGCGCTGCTCCGGCGGGGGCAG CTGCTGGCACAGCAGGGCCGGGACGCGGAGGCCGCGCTGGACCTGAGGAGAGCCCTGGAGCTGGACCCGGCCAGCAAG GTGATCCACGCCGAGCTCTCGCGGCTGGTGAAGCGCCAGCGCCCCTTGTCCAGCACCAGCCCCCAGGAGCCCCGCCACGGCCCGATGCCGCCGCCGAGCCCCGG AGCCCCGGCGCCGCCCGCGACGGAAGGAACGGCCTGA
- the SERF2 gene encoding small EDRK-rich factor 2, with product MTRGNQRELARQKNLKKQSDSGKGKRRDDGLSAAARKQRDSEIMQQKQKKANEKKEGAK from the exons ATGACCC GCGGGAACCAGCGCGAACTGGCGCGGCAGAAGAACCTGAAGAAGCAGAGCGACTCGGGCAAGGGCAAGCGGCGGGACGATGGGCTCTCGGCCGCCGCCCGCAAGCAGAG GGACTCGGAGATAATGCAGCAGAAGCAGAAGAAGGCTAATGAGAAGAAGGAGGGCGCCAAGTAG